Proteins encoded by one window of Candidatus Nitrosocosmicus hydrocola:
- a CDS encoding cation:proton antiporter, translating into MEVPIEQILQDFAVIMIIASVMTLIFYRLKQPIVIGFIVAGIIIGPHTPPFSLIHNSDVLNLFAEMGVILLLFTVGMEFPIQKLRKIGRKAIIIASSEALGTLAIGFFTAQALGLGFYDSLFIALAISVTSTVIVMRVLGELNMMKEESATLILGTAIIEDIIIISLLAIFQSSGVSGDISVNEVIVSIAITIGFIAGVLIVGSKIVPKLIDVVARTNQHDVLIVAAVGVAFGFAFISFQLGISVAAGAFFAGVLIAESRSHAVTSVLATPVKDIFAALFFVSVGALMDFKLIPVFIVPALVLIGVSIGAKFLTVYLSSRLQKINNLTSARTAVGLSSSGGEIALVVAKGGIDVGAASAFILPMIGTMTIITTFISPYVIKYGWKFTERLRKDQKNIDKDPSDPDS; encoded by the coding sequence GTGGAAGTACCAATTGAACAGATTTTACAAGATTTTGCAGTTATAATGATAATCGCCTCTGTAATGACACTGATATTTTATAGGCTAAAACAGCCCATAGTAATCGGGTTTATTGTTGCAGGCATAATAATCGGGCCTCATACTCCTCCCTTTAGTCTTATCCATAATTCAGATGTTCTTAATTTGTTTGCAGAGATGGGGGTAATCCTTTTGCTGTTTACTGTCGGTATGGAATTTCCAATTCAAAAATTAAGAAAGATAGGAAGAAAAGCAATAATAATCGCCTCAAGTGAGGCGTTGGGGACTCTGGCTATAGGGTTTTTTACTGCCCAGGCACTAGGGCTTGGATTTTACGATAGCTTGTTCATAGCCCTTGCAATATCAGTAACAAGTACTGTAATCGTCATGAGAGTTTTAGGCGAACTCAACATGATGAAAGAGGAATCAGCAACATTGATCCTTGGAACAGCTATCATTGAAGACATTATCATAATATCTCTGTTGGCGATATTCCAATCCTCTGGGGTGAGTGGAGACATTTCGGTCAATGAAGTAATAGTTTCAATTGCGATAACTATTGGATTTATCGCAGGTGTGTTAATAGTAGGTTCAAAAATTGTTCCCAAGCTGATAGATGTCGTTGCACGAACAAATCAACACGATGTTTTGATTGTTGCTGCAGTAGGTGTTGCCTTTGGATTTGCATTCATATCTTTTCAATTAGGCATTTCAGTCGCGGCTGGAGCATTCTTTGCAGGGGTTTTGATTGCAGAATCAAGATCACATGCGGTGACAAGCGTCCTAGCCACACCGGTAAAAGACATTTTTGCAGCATTATTTTTTGTATCAGTAGGAGCGCTGATGGACTTTAAGCTTATTCCAGTGTTCATAGTCCCTGCTTTAGTATTAATTGGAGTTTCAATTGGTGCAAAATTCCTGACTGTTTATTTATCATCAAGACTCCAGAAGATAAACAACTTAACCTCAGCTCGGACAGCCGTTGGGTTATCATCTTCCGGTGGTGAAATAGCGCTCGTAGTAGCAAAGGGAGGAATAGATGTAGGGGCAGCTAGTGCTTTCATATTGCCTATGATAGGTACGATGACGATAATTACCACCTTTATTTCACCCTATGTTATAAAATATGGATGGAAGTTCACAGAAAGGTTGAGAAAAGATCAAAAGAATATCGACAAAGATCCCTCAGACCCGGATTCATGA
- a CDS encoding pyridoxamine 5'-phosphate oxidase family protein, translated as MKIFNGGPGYSVCMLEFELIEFLNNSKLNLHLGTRDKDGFPNVHPVWYSFNKITNKIYINTSKNSKKAINLSICQQVYFCIDNCSIPYKGVRGKGVASIVDDISTNVTIAKGILLRYLSDLTNPTATAIIRSVENGDSMIVEITPHYFSTWDDSKIKW; from the coding sequence ATGAAGATATTCAATGGTGGTCCCGGATATAGTGTATGCATGTTAGAATTTGAATTGATAGAATTCCTTAATAATAGCAAATTAAATCTTCATTTGGGAACAAGAGATAAAGATGGTTTTCCAAATGTTCATCCAGTTTGGTACAGTTTCAACAAAATTACAAATAAGATTTATATAAATACATCAAAGAATTCAAAAAAGGCAATTAATTTAAGTATTTGTCAACAAGTTTATTTTTGTATAGATAACTGTTCTATTCCATATAAGGGTGTTAGAGGTAAAGGGGTAGCAAGCATTGTTGACGATATTAGTACAAATGTTACTATAGCCAAGGGCATATTATTGAGATATTTAAGTGATCTTACTAATCCCACGGCCACTGCTATAATAAGATCCGTTGAAAATGGCGACTCTATGATTGTAGAAATTACTCCTCATTACTTTTCCACCTGGGATGACAGTAAAATAAAATGGTAA